One Aquarana catesbeiana isolate 2022-GZ linkage group LG04, ASM4218655v1, whole genome shotgun sequence genomic region harbors:
- the KLF11 gene encoding Krueppel-like factor 11 codes for MINVTTTDRAVDFMDICESILERKRHDSERSSCSTLEQNDFEAVEALVCMSSWGQRSHKGEVLKMRPLTPASDSSDCLLQYESSPSISKDFHSLATLCMTPPHSPEFTEPCTTLPPACQVTYSKPVTVMSSSSHCSVSSSNASKPFTPAVHSLSSQSCEMSERSQPCRAMVTSVIRHTADTSAFHHLPQSPPKAPTAVSSRNCDVKHSKLTKETPVQEDLSRSNSPMYLPQTEIPCANANTGRQQTASVQTQEPVKCENEHSNETNPLVSVPASSSPVLCQMIPVNGQPGVLSAFIKPPSQPMCNTIKPILPQTTSLSQQVLMGTPMSPGTVMFVLPQASVTQPSQQCPQTLMTVGNTKLLPLAPAPVFITSGQTSPPQMDFSRRRNYVCNFTGCRKTYFKSSHLKAHLRTHTGEKPFSCNWEGCDKKFARSDELSRHRRTHTGEKKFACPLCDRRFMRSDHLTKHARRHMTTKKVPSWQAEVGKLNRITTSEQTRNPGPSLSMLVSMSPPV; via the exons ATGATCAACGTCACCACCACCGACAGGGCT GTTGACTTCATGGACATCTGTGAGTCGATCCTGGAAAGGAAGAGACATGACAGTGAACGTTCCTCCTGCAGCACACTGGAGCAGAATGACTTTGAGGCGGTGGAAGCTCTGGTGTGTATGAGTTCCTGGGGTCAGCGATCTCACAAAGGAGAAGTGCTGAAGATGAGGCCACTGACTCCAGCTTCTGACTCCTCCGATTGCCTACTACAATACGAGTCCTCCCCATCCATATCGAAAGATTTCCACTCTCTAGCCACCCTG TGCATGACTCCTCCACACAGTCCAGAATTTACTGAGCCTTGTACAACACTCCCTCCTGCCTGCCAAGTGACATATTCCAAGCCAGTGACTGTCATGTCCAGCAGTTCTCATTGTTCTGTGTCTTCTTCTAATGCGTCCAAGCCTTTTACTCCAGCAGTCCACAGCTTGTCCTCGCAGAGCTGTGAGATGTCAGAAAGGTCACAGCCCTGCAGGGCAATGGTCACCAGTGTCATACGTCACACAGCTGACACATCTGCCTTCCACCACCTCCCCCAATCTCCACCTAAAGCACCAACAGCCGTATCCTCCCGAAACTGTGATGTCAAACATTCCAAGCTCACCAAAGAGACTCCTGTCCAAGAGGACCTGTCCAGAAGCAACTCCCCTATGTACCTTCCACAGACTGAAATTCCCTGTGCAAATGCAAACACTGGGAGACAACAAACTGCCAGTGTACAGACACAGGAGCCAGTGAAATGTGAAAATGAACACTCAAACGAGACCAATCCGTTGGTGTCCGTTCCTGCTTCTAGTTCCCCTGTTCTCTGCCAGATGATTCCAGTAAACGGGCAACCTGGTGTTCTCTCCGCTTTTATTAAGCCACCTTCTCAACCCATGTGCAATACCATTAAACCCATTTTGCCCCAAACCACCTCCCTTTCACAACAAGTCCTTATGGGCACACCAATGTCTCCAGGGACTGTTATGTTTGTCCTTCCTCAAGCATCTGTCACCCAGCCATCTCAGCAGTGTCCACAGACTCTAATGACAGTCGGAAACACAAAGCTATTGCCTCTTGCCCCAGCTCCTGTATTTATTACTTCTGGGCAGACTAGCCCCCCACAAATGGACTTTTCCCGAAGGCGCAACTACGTCTGCAATTTCACTGGGTGCAGGAAGACCTACTTCAAAAGTTCACACCTAAAAGCACACCTTCGAACCCACACAG GAGAAAAACCTTTCAGCTGTAACTGGGAGGGATGTGATAAAAAGTTTGCCAGATCAGATGAACTGTCTCGACACCGCAGAACCCACACAGGCGAGAAGAAATTTGCCTGTCCTTTGTGCGACCGACGATTCATGCGCAGCGATCACCTGACCAAGCACGCCCGACGACATATGACCACAAAAAAAGTTCCCTCCTGGCAGGCAGAGGTTGGAAAGCTAAACAGAATAACGACGTCCGAGCAGACAAGAAATCCGGGACCGTCTTTAAGTATGCTGGTGTCCATGTCCCCTCCAGTATAA